In a genomic window of Gossypium arboreum isolate Shixiya-1 chromosome 9, ASM2569848v2, whole genome shotgun sequence:
- the LOC108471143 gene encoding S-adenosylmethionine synthase 1, with product MDTFLFTSESVNEGHPDKICDQVSDAILDACLEQDPESKVACETCTKTNMVMVFGEITTKAKINYEKIVRDTCRGIGFTSADVGLDADNCKVLVNIEQQSPDIAQGVHGHLSKKPEEIGAGDQGHMFGYATDETPELMPLTHVLATKLGARLTEVRKNKTCPWLRPDGKTQVTIEYRNDGGAMVPIRVHTVLISTQHDETVTNEKIAADLKEHVIKPVIPAKYLDDKTIFHLNPSGRFVIGGPHGDAGLTGRKIIIDTYGGWGAHGGGAFSGKDPTKVDRSGAYIVRQAAKSVVASGLARRCIVQVSYAIGVPEPLSVFVDTYKTGKIPDKDILALIKEAFDFRPGMISINLDLKRGGKFRYQKTAAYGHFGRDDPDFTWEIVKPLKPKA from the coding sequence ATGGATACCTTCTTATTTACTTCCGAGTCTGTCAATGAAGGTCACCCCGACAAGATCTGTGACCAGGTTTCGGATGCTATCCTTGATGCCTGCCTGGAACAAGACCCAGAAAGCAAAGTGGCCTGTGAGACTTGCACGAAGACTAACATGGTTATGGTCTTCGGGGAGATCACCACGAAGGCCAAAATTAACTATGAGAAAATTGTTCGGGATACTTGCAGAGGTATAGGGTTCACCTCAGCTGATGTCGGCCTTGATGCTGACAACTGCAAAGTTCTAGTTAACATTGAGCAGCAGAGCCCTGATATTGCACAAGGAGTTCATGGTCACCTCTCCAAGAAACCTGAGGAAATTGGGGCTGGTGACCAAGGTCACATGTTTGGCTATGCCACAGACGAAACCCCTGAGTTAATGCCTCTAACCCATGTGCTTGCGACTAAACTTGGTGCCAGGCTCACCGAAGTGAGAAAGAACAAGACATGTCCATGGTTAAGGCCTGATGGGAAGACCCAAGTGACTATTGAATATCGCAATGATGGTGGAGCCATGGTCCCCATTCGTGTTCACACTGTTCTTATTTCAACCCAACATGATGAGACTGTCACCAATGAGAAGATTGCAGCTGATTTGAAAGAGCATGTCATTAAGCCTGTCATTCCAGCAAAGTATCTCGATGACAAAACTATTTTCCACCTCAACCCATCCGGTAGGTTTGTTATTGGTGGACCTCATGGAGATGCAGGACTCACTGGTCGAAAGATTATCATTGATACCTATGGTGGCTGGGGTGCTCATGGTGGTGGTGCTTTCTCAGGGAAGGATCCCACCAAGGTGGATCGCAGTGGTGCATACATAGTTAGGCAAGCAGCAAAGAGCGTGGTGGCCTCAGGCCTTGCACGTCGCTGTATCGTGCAAGTCTCCTATGCAATCGGTGTGCCAGAACCCTTGTCAGTTTTCGTAGACACTTACAAGACAGGCAAAATTCCGGACAAGGATATTTTGGCATTAATCAAGGAAGCTTTTGACTTCAGGCCGGGAATGATCTCTATCAATCTCGACTTGAAGAGAGGAGGAAAGTTTAGGTACCAAAAGACTGCTGCTTATGGTCATTTCGGCCGTGATGATCCTGATTTCACTTGGGAGATTGTTAAGCCTCTTAAGCCCAAGGCCTAA
- the LOC108450529 gene encoding uncharacterized protein LOC108450529, translated as METNGTNHHSRENRPSTGSNNANRGQSTEKEVFVNQAQMTWHEVRRQWAGDQSQKSKRMPREPIMSWTTTYEDLLCSTERFQQAIPLAEMVDFLVDTWHEEGLYD; from the exons ATGGAAACCAATGGTACTAATCACCATTCCCGTGAAAATCGCCCTTCAACGGGTTCAAATAATGCTAACAGAGGTCAATCCACTGAGAAGGAGGTTTTTGTTAACCAGG CTCAAATGACTTGGCATGAGGTTAGAAGACAGTGGGCCGGGGATCAGTCTCAAAAATCAAAAAGAATGCCCCGGGAACCAATAATGAG CTGGACCACAACTTATGAAGATTTGCTTTGTTCGACCGAACGATTTCAACAGGCTATTCCATTAGCT GAGATGGTGGATTTTTTAGTTGATACCTGGCATGAGGAAGGCCTCTATGACTAG